From Verrucomicrobia bacterium S94, the proteins below share one genomic window:
- a CDS encoding trypsin-like serine protease, which translates to MTRQRTVLIGFCVLMVGSAFISALNRQRTSEEPAHRRTDIPESHFTPRQRPVSAHNPARAYSDAIADAIDKVMPSVVVIRTQNLTLKRERVALDPFGIYQGYRNVEEHNKGEGSGVIIDEQGHVLTSWHVIENAVGGEVILNDGTRMSAVVVGYDKATDLAVLKIKDAGNDCPAVEFGDSDRVRVGEVAIAIGSPFSLQRTATVGHVSSKGRKVDILPYEDFIQTDAAINEGNSGGPLVDADGRMIGINTAKKTDDQQKGVGIAFAVPSNLAMVVAKSIIETGKHEWPWIGVTFRNKDQAYRDEMYGGTGAYIDQVWNNTPASRAELIPGTSVLAVDGRKVESVEDIDRIIFSKSVGDTVRFTLEYEEGQFDVELPLEKFPGSLFN; encoded by the coding sequence ATGACGCGTCAAAGAACAGTGCTGATCGGTTTTTGCGTGCTGATGGTAGGCAGTGCTTTCATTTCGGCGCTGAACCGTCAGCGGACTTCTGAAGAGCCGGCTCATCGGCGTACGGATATTCCCGAGTCGCATTTCACTCCGCGGCAGCGGCCGGTTTCGGCGCATAATCCGGCGCGGGCATACAGCGATGCGATTGCGGATGCCATTGACAAAGTGATGCCGTCCGTGGTGGTGATCCGTACGCAGAACCTGACGCTGAAACGGGAGCGGGTTGCGCTGGATCCCTTTGGGATTTACCAGGGATATAGAAATGTTGAAGAGCACAATAAGGGAGAGGGGTCCGGTGTAATCATTGATGAGCAGGGCCATGTGCTGACCAGTTGGCATGTCATTGAAAATGCGGTTGGCGGTGAGGTGATTCTGAACGATGGAACCCGGATGAGTGCTGTGGTGGTGGGGTATGATAAAGCTACGGATCTGGCGGTTCTGAAAATCAAGGATGCCGGGAATGACTGTCCGGCGGTTGAGTTCGGCGATTCGGATCGCGTGCGGGTGGGAGAAGTGGCGATTGCGATCGGTTCCCCGTTCAGCCTGCAACGCACGGCAACGGTGGGGCATGTGAGTTCCAAAGGGCGGAAGGTTGATATTCTGCCTTATGAGGATTTTATCCAGACCGATGCGGCCATCAATGAAGGCAACAGTGGCGGGCCTCTGGTGGATGCGGATGGACGGATGATCGGCATTAATACGGCGAAAAAGACGGATGATCAGCAGAAAGGTGTCGGTATTGCTTTTGCGGTTCCTTCAAATCTGGCGATGGTGGTTGCAAAATCGATTATTGAAACCGGTAAGCATGAGTGGCCGTGGATTGGTGTGACTTTCAGGAATAAGGATCAGGCCTATCGCGATGAGATGTATGGCGGAACGGGAGCCTATATTGACCAGGTCTGGAATAATACACCGGCTTCCCGGGCGGAGCTGATTCCCGGAACATCGGTTCTGGCGGTGGATGGCAGGAAGGTCGAGAGTGTTGAGGATATTGACCGTATTATTTTCAGTAAGTCAGTGGGCGACACGGTTCGTTTTACATTGGAATACGAAGAAGGGCAGTTCGATGTCGAACTGCCCCTTGAAAAGTTTCCCGGATCGCTTTTCAATTAG